The sequence GCCAGGCGCCGCCGCACCGCGACCGACAGCCCTCCCTTGCTCGCCGGGGCACGCAAGGCCGACTGGCTGCGCAGCAGCATGCTGAGGATGTCGTGCGCCTGGCCGTTGGCCTGCAGCAGGCCATCCGGGTGTTGCCAGTCTGTCTGCACCAGTTGCTGGCAAGCGGCAGCCAGTTGCGGATGTTCAAAGTAGGTGCGATCCGCCAGCGTCAGCTCGCGGGGCTCACGGTCCAGCTCCTGTACGGCGCGCTGGGTAAAGTGCTCCGGCAGGAAGTAGAGGTGCAGGAAGCGCAGCTCGCCGCGCACCCACCAGCGCGACTCATGCTCTCCCGGCAGGGTGCAAAGGTATTGAGGCGCGCCATAGCGGGGTACTCGCTCACGCTCGGTCTCCTCGCCGCCGTTCAGATAGAAAGACAGGGTGTGGTGACCGGGGTGGTTGTAGCAGGTCTCGTCCTCATGGGTCTTGCGATGCCAGATGGCGGCCGCCAGATGGTCACCCAGCCAGACAAAACGCTCCAGCTGCGCATTGGTGTCGTTCAGGGTACGGAATACCGAATGCAGCTGGTCAGCAGGTTGCAACAGGGCAGGTGTGGTCGAAACGTCCATGGCTTCAGTATAGGGAGATGGCGTAAGGCTGTGAATGCCGTATGGCAGATATGCGCAAGAATGGACAACTGCGCACGGCTACGGTGTTCACAATGAAACGACAAGACAAGGAGTCGTTTCATGTTCAACCTCATGCTGTATGTTGTGACTGTATTGATCTGGGGGACCACCTGGCTCGCCATCAAGTGGCAGCTGGGCGTGGTACCGGTGCCGGTGTCCATCGCCTGGCGCTTTCTGCTGGCCAGCCTGGTGCTGATGCTGGTGCTGCTGTTGCGCCGTGAGTGGCGCCTGCCACCCAAGGCGGCCATGCCGTTTGTGCTGGCACAAGGGGTGGCGCTGTTCTGCCTGAACTTTCTGTGTTTCTACCATGCCGAGCAGACCGTGCCGAGCGGGCTGGTAGCGGTGATTTTCTCACTGGCCCCGATTCTGAATGCCATCAATGGCAA is a genomic window of Leeia aquatica containing:
- a CDS encoding AraC family transcriptional regulator; translation: MDVSTTPALLQPADQLHSVFRTLNDTNAQLERFVWLGDHLAAAIWHRKTHEDETCYNHPGHHTLSFYLNGGEETERERVPRYGAPQYLCTLPGEHESRWWVRGELRFLHLYFLPEHFTQRAVQELDREPRELTLADRTYFEHPQLAAACQQLVQTDWQHPDGLLQANGQAHDILSMLLRSQSALRAPASKGGLSVAVRRRLADYIDAQLQLPLTLGQLAAEANLSEFHLARMFKVSFGMTPQQWISARRLELARTLLQHSDLPLEQLAQRCGYANASHFSHRFKASVGTSPGQYRQSMRSPRFLPGGEA